A region from the Schistocerca serialis cubense isolate TAMUIC-IGC-003099 chromosome 1, iqSchSeri2.2, whole genome shotgun sequence genome encodes:
- the LOC126471566 gene encoding uncharacterized protein LOC126471566, translating to MDDSKKNSVPFHVGTMLHSGQFPANQHEVKEMKSKPYQQAVGSLMFAAIVSQPGIMFARSMVSRFLHNLGLDHLHVVKRIMKYLQQTRDLTIRYKADSTGLVFYSDADFAGVFDTCKPTTGYVSLLTGRPVTTCSHQQKYVSRSTMDAEYIAALDAAAELVWLHSFFNEFGFQ from the coding sequence ATGGATGATTCAAAGAAGAACTCCGTTCCTTTTCATGTTGGAACCATGTTACACAGTGGGCAGTTTCCTGCAAATCAACATGAGGTAAAGGAGATGAAAAGCAAACCTTATCAGCAGGCAGTCGGCAGCTTAATGTTTGCAGCAATTGTCTCACAGCCAGGCATCATGTTTGCTAGGAGCATGGTGAGCAGATTTTTACATAATCTGGGTCTCGATCATTTGCATGTTGTTAAAAGGATTATGAAGTATCTACAGCAGACCAGGGACCTGACCATAAGGTACAAAGCTGACTCTACTGGACTGGTATTCTACTCAGATGCCGACTTTGCTGGTGTCTTTGACACTTGCAAGCCAACAACAGGCTATGTGAGCTTGTTAACAGGTAGGCCTGTGACAACGTGTTCACATCAGCAGAAATATGTAAGCAGATCAACAATGGACGCTGAATACATAGCAGCTTTAGATGCTGCTGCTGAACTTGTTTGGTTGCATAGTTTTTTCAATGAATTTGGTTTTCAGTGA